One window of the Methanocaldococcus vulcanius M7 genome contains the following:
- a CDS encoding UPF0179 family protein → MSKETKITLIGSKLAKTGGEFYYLGEIEECENCKFKRLCHGNLEIGRKYKIISVRSANHPCPVHEGGVKVVEVVLSDITIMIDTKKALEGVVLNHHPINCDNFECEYYTFCNPKGIKDGEKYKIKQVINEKINCPKGKSLKKAIVEIVENEQ, encoded by the coding sequence ATGAGCAAAGAAACCAAAATCACACTCATTGGTAGTAAACTTGCAAAAACTGGAGGAGAATTTTATTACCTGGGAGAAATAGAGGAATGTGAAAACTGCAAATTTAAACGACTATGCCACGGAAATTTAGAGATCGGAAGAAAATACAAGATCATCTCAGTAAGATCAGCAAACCACCCATGCCCAGTTCACGAAGGTGGAGTAAAAGTGGTTGAAGTAGTTTTATCAGATATAACAATAATGATCGACACAAAAAAAGCACTTGAAGGGGTTGTGTTAAATCATCACCCAATAAACTGCGATAATTTTGAATGCGAATACTATACGTTTTGTAATCCAAAAGGAATAAAGGATGGAGAAAAATACAAAATAAAGCAAGTTATTAATGAAAAAATAAACTGTCCAAAAGGAAAATCCTTAAAAAAAGCAATAGTAGAGATAGTAGAAAACGAGCAATAA
- a CDS encoding pyridoxal phosphate-dependent aminotransferase yields MISNRCKNIKPSAIREIFNLATSDCINLGIGEPDFKTPKHIIEGAKKALEEGKTHYSPNNGIPELREEIANKIKKDYNLEIDKDNVIITCGASEALMLSIMTLIDRGDDVIIPDPSFVSYHSLSAFAEGKIKTTPLNENFDPDLEHIKNLITKKTKLIVINTPSNPTGKVYDKDTIKGLAEIAEDYNLIILSDEVYDKIIYEKKHYTPMQFTDRCIMINGFSKTYAMTGWRLGYLAVSENLNEELNLIDHMIKIHQYSFACATTFAQYGALSALKGDQKCVKEMVDEFKRRRDLIYKGLKDIFKVNKPEGAFYIFPDVSEFGDGTEIAKKLIENKVLCVPGIAFGENGKNYIRFSYATKYEDIEKALDIIKTTLGS; encoded by the coding sequence GTGATAAGTAATAGATGCAAAAACATAAAACCCTCGGCAATAAGAGAGATATTTAACTTAGCTACCTCAGATTGTATAAACCTTGGTATAGGAGAACCCGACTTTAAAACACCAAAACATATAATTGAAGGGGCCAAAAAAGCACTTGAAGAAGGAAAAACTCACTACTCTCCAAACAATGGAATTCCAGAACTTAGAGAAGAAATAGCAAATAAAATAAAAAAGGACTATAACTTAGAAATTGACAAAGACAATGTTATAATAACCTGCGGTGCTTCAGAAGCGTTAATGCTTTCAATAATGACATTAATAGATAGAGGAGATGATGTAATAATTCCAGATCCATCCTTTGTTTCCTATCACTCCTTATCAGCATTCGCAGAAGGAAAAATTAAAACCACTCCATTAAACGAAAACTTCGACCCCGATTTAGAACATATTAAAAACCTAATAACAAAAAAAACTAAATTGATAGTGATAAACACCCCTTCAAACCCAACAGGAAAAGTTTATGATAAAGACACAATAAAAGGCCTCGCAGAAATAGCAGAGGACTACAATTTGATTATCCTTTCAGACGAAGTTTACGATAAAATCATATATGAAAAAAAACATTACACTCCGATGCAATTTACTGATAGATGCATAATGATCAACGGATTTTCAAAAACCTACGCAATGACAGGATGGCGACTCGGCTACTTAGCAGTTTCAGAAAATCTAAATGAGGAGTTAAACTTAATCGATCATATGATAAAAATACACCAATACAGCTTCGCATGTGCCACAACCTTTGCTCAGTATGGAGCTTTATCTGCCCTCAAAGGAGACCAAAAATGTGTTAAAGAAATGGTAGATGAATTTAAAAGAAGAAGGGATTTAATTTATAAAGGCCTAAAAGATATTTTTAAAGTCAATAAACCAGAAGGTGCATTTTATATCTTTCCAGATGTTTCAGAATTTGGAGACGGAACAGAAATTGCCAAAAAATTAATAGAAAATAAAGTTCTATGTGTTCCCGGAATTGCCTTTGGAGAAAATGGAAAAAACTACATCAGATTCAGCTATGCCACAAAATATGAAGATATAGAAAAAGCATTAGACATAATAAAGACAACCCTTGGTAGTTAA
- a CDS encoding HD domain-containing protein: MKVIRDSIHKDIYLEDYELEVIDSSEIQRLRNIKQTGLTYLVYPSANHTRFEHSLGTMFISSKIAEKINADKKLARISALLHDIGHPPFSHTLEIFGYDHEYFGKRKIKKMDLVNFSSSEVIKTLNKKNLEGKIISGDVDADRMDYLLRDSYHTGTAYGMIDLPRILRGLTTFKSFNKVKIGVLKKGIQAIESLLVARHQMYSAVYMHPTVRIADTMMKRAVMKEILEKNLNVEDLSLMDDISLVSFLRMSENYLMEKIDRRDLYKNLITYGYSDLTPVERWIFANLDENQVLQLEEKFYNHFGCDVFLDICSIPKMEEHNVYIVSKEEIRRLDEVSPIARSLKMAEIQLWNIALYAPRENIKHLKENDDVKKKIHKILKEIDFEIKSKLVDILREYKSIIGKGKFLEIARERGISPKEFYEELHKLIFCGLIKERFNGRKYIYSLSNSINSHYL; encoded by the coding sequence ATGAAGGTGATCAGGGATTCTATTCATAAGGATATATATTTAGAAGATTACGAGTTGGAAGTTATAGATAGTAGTGAAATTCAGAGATTAAGAAACATAAAACAGACGGGTTTAACGTATTTAGTTTACCCCTCTGCAAATCATACAAGATTTGAGCATTCGTTGGGGACTATGTTTATCTCCTCTAAAATAGCAGAGAAGATAAATGCAGACAAAAAACTCGCAAGAATATCTGCTCTACTTCACGATATTGGACACCCACCTTTTTCCCATACCTTGGAGATCTTTGGATATGATCATGAATATTTTGGAAAAAGAAAGATAAAAAAGATGGATCTTGTTAATTTTTCAAGTAGTGAGGTAATTAAAACATTAAATAAAAAAAACTTAGAAGGGAAAATAATATCTGGGGATGTTGATGCGGATAGGATGGATTATCTGTTGAGAGATAGTTATCATACCGGAACTGCCTATGGAATGATCGACTTGCCAAGGATTTTAAGGGGGTTAACAACTTTTAAAAGTTTTAATAAGGTTAAGATTGGGGTGTTAAAGAAGGGAATTCAGGCAATTGAGTCATTATTGGTGGCAAGGCATCAGATGTATTCAGCCGTTTACATGCATCCTACGGTTAGGATTGCAGATACGATGATGAAAAGAGCCGTTATGAAAGAAATTTTAGAAAAAAATCTTAATGTTGAAGATTTATCCCTTATGGATGATATTTCCCTTGTTTCTTTTCTTAGAATGTCAGAAAATTACTTAATGGAGAAAATAGATAGGAGAGATCTTTATAAGAATCTTATAACCTATGGGTATTCTGACTTAACTCCTGTAGAGAGGTGGATCTTTGCTAACTTGGATGAGAATCAAGTTTTGCAATTGGAGGAAAAATTTTATAATCATTTTGGTTGTGATGTGTTTTTAGATATTTGCTCAATTCCAAAAATGGAGGAGCATAATGTTTATATTGTTTCTAAGGAGGAAATTAGAAGATTGGATGAGGTTTCTCCAATAGCCAGAAGTTTGAAAATGGCAGAGATCCAACTATGGAATATTGCTCTCTATGCTCCAAGGGAGAATATAAAACATTTAAAAGAAAATGACGATGTTAAAAAGAAGATACATAAAATCTTAAAAGAAATTGACTTTGAAATTAAAAGTAAATTGGTAGATATTTTAAGAGAGTATAAGAGTATTATTGGAAAAGGAAAATTTTTAGAAATTGCAAGAGAAAGAGGAATATCTCCAAAAGAGTTTTACGAAGAATTGCACAAGTTAATATTTTGTGGATTGATAAAAGAAAGGTTCAATGGACGGAAATATATTTATTCCCTCTCTAATTCTATAAACTCTCATTATCTATAA
- a CDS encoding glycoside hydrolase family 5 protein gives MKKVVYIFIFLLLLTFGVGLAYHKYSEAYTHKLKPIMPNKTNNNENNKNETINAVNNTKDKVSISAKTYQKILGVGIDVDWMSFPRVHRYYFYWRSKGVSVPEYFKEEGFSNVRIRVSQDVISNKTALTQLKEIVNDCLKVGLIPIITYTAPELRNNPTSIEAQDHFVMWWKTVAECFKGSSYLLSYDLLIESSGKIKDHPEVLNKVYNRTISEIRKIDPKRIIIITPAHVSKPSYLKYLNVSNDGYILAEWHIYAGGPKHGTYNATYINESIELALNWSNKTRIPTWVGAWRPYWISKKDKEIQSSIDEDIKFSKFMVQSLKKVGIPYDINADSGFFNIENLSWIKSREVLLNIILEKGNDTIFIDNESL, from the coding sequence ATGAAAAAAGTTGTATATATCTTTATATTTTTGTTGTTATTGACTTTTGGAGTTGGTTTAGCGTATCATAAGTACAGTGAAGCATACACTCATAAACTCAAACCTATAATGCCAAATAAAACAAATAATAATGAAAATAACAAAAATGAGACAATAAACGCAGTCAATAACACAAAAGATAAAGTTTCCATCTCAGCCAAGACATACCAAAAGATCCTCGGCGTGGGAATTGATGTTGACTGGATGTCATTTCCAAGAGTGCATAGATATTATTTCTACTGGCGTTCAAAAGGAGTTTCTGTTCCAGAATATTTTAAAGAAGAGGGCTTTTCCAACGTTAGGATTAGAGTAAGTCAAGATGTCATTTCAAATAAAACCGCTCTAACTCAGCTAAAAGAGATCGTTAACGACTGTCTTAAAGTAGGCCTTATTCCGATAATAACATACACCGCCCCAGAACTTAGGAATAATCCAACAAGCATAGAGGCCCAAGATCACTTTGTAATGTGGTGGAAAACAGTAGCAGAGTGTTTTAAAGGTAGTTCTTACTTGCTATCTTATGATCTTCTAATAGAATCCAGTGGAAAAATAAAAGATCATCCAGAAGTATTAAACAAAGTTTATAACAGAACAATATCTGAAATAAGAAAAATAGATCCCAAGAGAATTATTATAATAACTCCTGCTCATGTTTCTAAACCATCTTATTTAAAATATTTAAACGTATCTAATGATGGGTATATTCTTGCAGAGTGGCACATCTATGCTGGAGGACCAAAACATGGCACGTATAATGCAACATACATAAATGAATCAATAGAATTAGCATTAAACTGGTCTAACAAAACCAGAATCCCAACATGGGTGGGGGCTTGGAGACCATACTGGATCTCTAAAAAAGATAAGGAGATTCAATCATCGATAGATGAGGACATTAAATTTTCAAAATTTATGGTGCAGTCCTTAAAAAAGGTAGGAATTCCATATGATATTAACGCAGACAGCGGATTTTTCAATATAGAAAACCTATCTTGGATTAAAAGCAGGGAAGTGCTTTTAAACATCATACTTGAAAAAGGAAACGATACAATTTTTATAGATAATGAGAGTTTATAG
- a CDS encoding branched-chain amino acid ABC transporter permease: MIIEGAIIYSNLLVLLALGLTLTYITTNVPNFAQGSYAIVGSYVALTLLKLFGICPYLSLPVLFIVGAIVGLLTYLALKPLIKRNASVEMLMIATLAIDLILLGVIGAYSEVLSQIVGSTQAKFVFANLDFSIFGFRGILFVSTLVVILLLFGLYLLLYKTKFGIALRASMENPSLAQTMGIDVEKTRLFSWILSGALAGVAGGLLPFMQEIVPATGDLIIISIFAASIVGGLRHISGALIGGYIIGISESLITYYLAMAFGAGFLVYGKVVSLIIMIATLLIAPYGITGVDWKKVRKRLLSQ, translated from the coding sequence ATGATCATAGAAGGAGCGATTATATATTCTAACCTTTTGGTTTTATTGGCACTTGGTTTAACTCTAACATATATAACCACAAATGTCCCAAACTTTGCTCAGGGAAGTTATGCGATAGTTGGAAGTTATGTGGCATTAACACTATTAAAATTGTTTGGAATATGTCCATACTTATCTCTACCTGTTTTATTTATTGTTGGAGCAATTGTTGGTTTACTAACCTACTTAGCTTTAAAACCTCTTATAAAAAGAAATGCATCTGTTGAGATGTTGATGATTGCAACTTTGGCTATTGATTTAATATTACTTGGAGTTATTGGGGCATACTCCGAAGTTCTAAGTCAAATTGTTGGATCTACACAGGCAAAATTTGTCTTTGCTAATTTGGATTTTTCAATTTTTGGATTTAGAGGAATACTATTTGTGTCAACGTTAGTTGTTATTCTCTTACTTTTTGGACTGTATCTCCTCCTCTACAAAACAAAGTTTGGTATTGCATTAAGGGCATCGATGGAAAATCCTTCACTGGCTCAAACCATGGGAATTGATGTAGAAAAAACAAGATTATTCTCTTGGATACTATCAGGAGCATTAGCGGGAGTTGCAGGAGGACTATTGCCTTTTATGCAAGAAATAGTTCCAGCCACAGGAGACCTTATCATAATCTCAATATTTGCTGCGAGTATAGTTGGAGGGCTTAGACATATAAGTGGAGCTTTAATAGGGGGCTACATAATTGGAATATCCGAGAGCTTGATAACATATTATTTAGCAATGGCATTCGGAGCTGGATTCTTAGTTTATGGAAAAGTTGTTTCGCTAATAATAATGATTGCAACCTTATTAATTGCTCCATATGGAATTACCGGTGTAGATTGGAAAAAAGTAAGAAAAAGATTACTCTCCCAGTAG
- the hacB gene encoding homoaconitase small subunit — MIRGRVHKFGDDVDTDAIIPGPYLRTTDPYELARYCMYGIDKEFSKKVKEGDVIVAGENFGCGSSREQAVIAIKYCGIKAVIAKSFARIFYRNAINIGLFPIIANTDELEDNDIVEIDLDNEEIKILNKNKTIKCKTPKGIEKEILKAEGLINYLKKSKNKIK, encoded by the coding sequence ATGATTAGAGGAAGAGTTCATAAGTTTGGGGATGATGTTGATACTGATGCAATAATCCCAGGACCTTATTTAAGAACAACTGATCCTTATGAATTAGCGAGATATTGTATGTATGGAATTGATAAAGAGTTTTCAAAAAAGGTTAAAGAGGGAGATGTCATTGTTGCGGGGGAAAACTTTGGTTGTGGTTCAAGTAGAGAACAGGCGGTTATAGCAATAAAGTATTGTGGCATTAAAGCAGTTATAGCAAAAAGTTTTGCAAGGATATTTTATAGAAATGCGATAAACATTGGACTATTTCCAATAATCGCAAATACAGACGAATTAGAAGACAATGATATAGTTGAAATCGACTTAGATAATGAAGAAATCAAGATCTTAAATAAAAACAAAACAATAAAATGTAAAACTCCGAAAGGTATAGAAAAAGAAATACTAAAAGCTGAAGGGTTGATAAATTACTTAAAAAAATCAAAAAATAAAATTAAATAA
- a CDS encoding ABC transporter ATP-binding protein, producing the protein MEILRTDNIVKYFGEFKALDGVSISVNEGDITLIIGPNGSGKSTLINVITGFLKADEGKVYFANKDITNKEPEELYHYGLVRTFQTPQPLKEMTVLENLLIGDINPGEKPTTALFYKKWIPKEEEMVEKAFKILKFLKLSHLYDRKAGELSGGQMKLVEIGRALMTNPKMIVMDEPIAGVAPGLAHDIFNHVLELKARGITFLIVEHRLDIVLKYIDHLYVMFNGQIIAEGRGEEEIKKVLSDPKVVEIYIGD; encoded by the coding sequence ATGGAGATTTTGAGAACAGATAATATTGTAAAATATTTTGGGGAATTTAAGGCGTTAGATGGGGTTTCAATAAGTGTAAATGAAGGGGATATAACTTTGATTATAGGGCCAAATGGAAGCGGTAAGTCAACACTGATCAATGTAATCACTGGATTTTTAAAGGCGGACGAGGGAAAGGTTTACTTTGCAAATAAAGATATAACAAACAAAGAGCCAGAGGAACTCTATCATTATGGATTAGTTAGAACTTTTCAAACGCCCCAACCTTTAAAAGAGATGACTGTGTTGGAAAACCTCTTAATAGGAGATATAAATCCAGGAGAAAAGCCAACGACTGCTTTATTTTATAAAAAATGGATTCCAAAAGAGGAGGAAATGGTAGAGAAGGCCTTCAAGATATTGAAGTTTTTGAAATTATCTCATCTCTATGATAGAAAAGCAGGGGAGTTAAGTGGAGGTCAGATGAAACTTGTTGAGATTGGGAGGGCTTTAATGACCAATCCTAAAATGATCGTTATGGATGAGCCAATAGCAGGGGTTGCCCCGGGTTTAGCCCACGATATATTTAATCATGTTCTTGAATTAAAAGCAAGAGGGATAACATTTTTAATTGTTGAGCATAGGTTAGATATTGTTTTAAAATATATAGATCATTTATACGTTATGTTTAACGGGCAGATCATTGCAGAAGGTAGAGGAGAAGAGGAGATCAAAAAAGTCCTCTCAGATCCTAAGGTTGTTGAGATCTACATTGGAGATTAG
- a CDS encoding P-loop domain-containing protein, whose product MLIDEIIKILQNKNKFLNTALLTKSNKNKVYYAVKQPDGNIKVVLPFFFQNEKFLKLKEYSDGIEGATQRVIEEIKKEMIKKKRFLPLAGYFGRIYKALYEPLTVVNCDLNIGYDLWKVDKYNYIKEDKIYLMLRMIFKEKEPSEIVSKINELCNDLNAFIKKIEIDILIEEAKNIINQKYLRDKLDDLNLVCFIANNSKPARKYTEVRRHYRIAGPKEVNIPFECPKELEPIKVELKFGKKVEGLGIKRKEIFIITGRNAQGKTTLLQAIDSGRDDHLIGDGREFIITTKSLSKASTGSMEMSGQDISLFFQKLPPGIKGSPKAVYGTASGSMYMAYQIQRAITNKTKLILIDEDNSAVNLLVSGVLSKWFEGVKSLAEIIMEDREKLGESAFIIVTSSLDLLTALGDRAIYLEDHKAKYLDLDYFREELGRYYLELASKFIKVKNDKRK is encoded by the coding sequence ATGTTAATCGATGAGATAATAAAAATACTACAAAACAAGAACAAATTTTTAAACACAGCCCTACTGACTAAAAGCAACAAAAACAAGGTATACTACGCTGTAAAACAGCCAGATGGTAATATAAAAGTAGTTTTACCTTTTTTCTTCCAAAATGAAAAGTTTTTAAAACTTAAAGAGTATAGTGATGGAATAGAAGGAGCTACACAAAGAGTTATTGAAGAAATAAAAAAAGAAATGATAAAAAAGAAACGATTCCTCCCATTAGCAGGATACTTTGGTAGAATATATAAAGCATTATATGAGCCCCTAACCGTAGTAAACTGCGACTTAAATATAGGATACGATCTTTGGAAAGTAGATAAATACAACTACATAAAAGAGGATAAAATATACCTAATGCTTAGAATGATATTTAAAGAAAAAGAACCCTCAGAGATCGTTAGTAAAATTAATGAACTCTGCAATGATCTAAACGCATTTATTAAAAAAATAGAAATAGACATACTAATAGAAGAAGCTAAAAATATAATAAACCAGAAATATTTAAGAGATAAATTAGATGACCTCAATTTAGTTTGTTTTATTGCAAATAATTCAAAACCAGCAAGAAAATACACAGAAGTTAGGAGACATTACAGAATAGCAGGACCTAAAGAAGTTAACATACCATTTGAATGTCCAAAAGAACTCGAACCAATAAAAGTAGAGCTAAAATTTGGAAAAAAAGTAGAAGGACTTGGAATAAAACGAAAAGAGATATTTATAATCACTGGAAGAAATGCACAAGGAAAGACAACACTACTACAAGCGATAGATAGCGGAAGAGACGATCATTTAATAGGAGACGGAAGAGAATTCATAATAACTACAAAAAGCTTATCAAAAGCATCAACTGGAAGTATGGAAATGAGCGGGCAAGATATAAGTTTATTCTTTCAAAAACTACCTCCTGGAATTAAAGGTTCTCCTAAAGCGGTCTATGGAACTGCATCGGGCTCAATGTATATGGCATATCAAATTCAAAGGGCAATAACAAACAAAACCAAACTAATTTTAATAGATGAAGACAATTCAGCAGTTAATTTATTAGTTAGCGGAGTTTTAAGTAAGTGGTTTGAAGGTGTTAAATCCTTAGCAGAGATCATTATGGAAGACAGAGAAAAATTAGGAGAAAGTGCTTTTATCATAGTCACAAGTTCATTAGACCTATTAACTGCCTTAGGAGATAGAGCAATATACTTAGAAGACCACAAAGCCAAATATTTGGATTTGGACTATTTTAGGGAAGAATTGGGAAGATATTATTTGGAGTTGGCTTCCAAATTTATAAAAGTTAAAAACGATAAAAGAAAATAA
- a CDS encoding bis-aminopropyl spermidine synthase family protein: MENILEKVKARSEIPVYEKSIENVLSSILTSEDFWKIVDLSEEPLPLVSDIIRVLEEEGIVSIDEGIKLTEKGNKLVKEYGIGKREESICECCEGRGVSLKNYQDILEKFKEIVKNRPMPKHEYDQGFVTAECTISRIALMNSRGDLFNKDVLVLGDDDLTSIALMLSKLPKKIVVVDIDDRLISFIKDVAKQLNYENIEVITLDLRKPLPDKYSKAFDTFITDPPETVYAIKTFIGRGISALKGERRAGYFGITRRESSLDKWREIQRTLINEFNVVITDIIRNFNHYVNWGYEEETRAWDLSPIKKKPEDIWYKSYMFRIETLKDSRGFEEEVEIGDELYNDAESSTT; the protein is encoded by the coding sequence ATGGAAAATATTTTAGAAAAAGTTAAGGCGAGATCAGAAATTCCAGTTTATGAAAAATCAATTGAAAATGTATTATCTTCAATATTAACAAGTGAAGATTTTTGGAAAATCGTAGATCTCAGTGAAGAGCCCCTACCTCTCGTTTCCGATATAATTAGAGTGTTGGAAGAAGAAGGTATTGTAAGTATCGATGAGGGAATAAAATTAACTGAAAAAGGAAATAAACTTGTAAAGGAATATGGAATTGGAAAAAGAGAAGAAAGTATCTGTGAATGCTGTGAGGGCAGAGGTGTTTCTTTAAAAAATTATCAAGATATACTTGAAAAATTTAAAGAGATCGTTAAAAATAGACCAATGCCAAAACACGAATATGATCAGGGGTTTGTAACGGCTGAGTGCACAATCTCAAGAATTGCTCTAATGAACTCAAGAGGAGATCTATTCAATAAAGATGTTCTCGTTTTAGGAGACGATGATCTAACAAGTATTGCTTTGATGCTTTCAAAACTTCCTAAAAAGATTGTTGTTGTGGATATTGACGATAGATTAATCTCTTTTATAAAAGACGTTGCTAAACAACTAAACTATGAAAATATAGAGGTTATAACATTAGATTTAAGAAAACCACTTCCGGATAAATACAGCAAGGCATTTGACACATTTATAACAGATCCTCCAGAAACCGTATATGCGATAAAAACATTTATTGGTAGAGGGATTTCTGCATTAAAAGGAGAGAGAAGGGCTGGCTACTTTGGAATCACAAGGAGAGAGAGTTCATTAGACAAATGGAGAGAAATTCAAAGAACTTTAATAAATGAGTTTAATGTTGTTATAACCGATATAATAAGAAACTTTAATCATTACGTAAATTGGGGCTATGAAGAAGAAACAAGAGCATGGGATCTTTCTCCAATAAAGAAAAAACCAGAGGATATTTGGTATAAATCATACATGTTCAGAATAGAAACACTTAAAGATAGTAGAGGTTTCGAAGAAGAGGTAGAGATTGGAGATGAACTATACAACGATGCTGAGAGCTCTACAACATAA
- a CDS encoding METTL5 family protein, with amino-acid sequence MLKRKHLEMILDSLKRHPNPKIELEQYTIDGKLAGDILYFAINDFYGNVVIDLGCGTGKLAIGSKLLGAKRAIGIDIDKESIKVAKENAKKVNADVEFYCKDIREIDRQFINEKLKEDKYLKKIIIQNPPFGAQKKQADRIFVDKALEIGDVVYTIHNKPTKNFIKNYIESKGGEITHEYEASFKIPATYSFHKKKVVNIPVIIFRIENKSKNKDND; translated from the coding sequence ATGTTAAAAAGAAAACACTTAGAAATGATCCTCGACTCTCTAAAACGCCATCCAAATCCAAAAATTGAATTGGAGCAATATACAATAGATGGAAAACTTGCCGGAGATATATTATACTTTGCAATAAACGACTTTTACGGAAATGTAGTTATCGACCTCGGCTGTGGAACTGGAAAACTCGCAATCGGAAGCAAATTACTCGGAGCAAAAAGAGCCATTGGTATTGATATAGATAAAGAGAGTATAAAAGTGGCAAAAGAAAACGCAAAAAAAGTAAACGCTGATGTTGAATTTTACTGCAAAGATATAAGAGAGATCGATAGACAATTCATAAATGAAAAATTAAAAGAAGATAAATATCTAAAAAAGATTATAATCCAAAACCCCCCTTTTGGAGCACAGAAAAAACAGGCAGATAGAATATTTGTAGACAAAGCCCTCGAAATAGGAGATGTTGTTTACACGATTCATAATAAACCAACTAAAAACTTTATTAAAAATTATATAGAAAGTAAAGGAGGAGAAATAACCCACGAATACGAGGCAAGTTTTAAAATTCCTGCAACGTATTCCTTTCATAAGAAAAAGGTTGTAAATATTCCGGTTATAATTTTTAGAATAGAAAATAAATCCAAAAACAAAGACAACGATTAA
- a CDS encoding branched-chain amino acid ABC transporter ATP-binding protein, protein MIKIKNLNAGYGKLQILFDVNAKVEKGKITTVVGPNGSGKSTFLKTLFGLTNIYSGEIIFNNKNIAYVPPHQKARMKIAYLPQTNNVFADLTVEENLKIAGYVLDKDKVRERIEIALNVFPELKDILKRKAGTLSGGQRQFLAMGMALVRDAEVLMLDEPTAQLSPKLAEVIFGKIVEMRDEFGLTILLVEQNAKRALEISDNGYMFVSGKVAFEGTAEELLNHEKFKEYSLGITAL, encoded by the coding sequence ATGATAAAAATAAAAAATTTAAACGCAGGGTATGGAAAACTGCAAATATTGTTTGATGTGAACGCAAAAGTGGAAAAGGGTAAAATAACAACTGTTGTCGGTCCGAATGGAAGTGGAAAATCAACGTTTCTAAAAACACTATTTGGATTAACTAACATATACTCTGGAGAGATAATTTTCAATAATAAAAATATCGCTTATGTTCCACCACATCAAAAGGCAAGAATGAAAATTGCTTATTTGCCACAAACAAATAATGTTTTTGCAGATCTAACCGTTGAGGAAAATCTAAAAATTGCTGGATATGTTTTAGATAAGGATAAAGTCAGAGAGAGAATAGAAATTGCTTTAAATGTATTTCCCGAGCTTAAAGACATTCTAAAAAGAAAAGCAGGAACGTTGAGTGGAGGGCAAAGACAATTTTTAGCAATGGGAATGGCATTGGTAAGAGATGCTGAGGTTTTGATGTTAGATGAACCAACTGCACAACTTTCTCCAAAACTTGCAGAAGTGATATTTGGAAAAATCGTTGAAATGAGGGATGAGTTTGGCCTTACAATCTTACTTGTTGAACAGAATGCAAAGAGAGCATTAGAGATCAGCGACAATGGGTATATGTTTGTTAGCGGAAAAGTGGCATTTGAAGGAACGGCTGAGGAACTCTTAAATCATGAGAAGTTTAAGGAATATTCGTTAGGAATAACTGCCCTTTAA
- a CDS encoding 6-carboxytetrahydropterin synthase: protein MMLELNGLHAGLRFSSAHIVFGHPSCGVIHGHSYYVDVRIFGERCGEFNFVCDFKTIKTVVKEICEKLDHKLILPKNHEKVYYELKDKTLYFKYKYKEYTIPVEDVILLPIPSTTAEDLAKYFTNEISKKLKNLGFSNIIWIEVSINEGIGQGACYRKYLKEYTEER, encoded by the coding sequence ATGATGTTAGAATTAAACGGGCTTCATGCAGGGTTGAGATTTTCTTCAGCCCATATTGTCTTTGGACATCCAAGTTGTGGAGTAATACACGGACACTCATATTATGTAGACGTTAGAATATTTGGAGAAAGATGCGGAGAGTTTAATTTCGTGTGCGATTTTAAAACCATTAAAACGGTTGTAAAAGAGATCTGTGAAAAATTAGACCACAAACTCATCCTTCCAAAAAATCACGAAAAAGTTTACTACGAATTAAAAGATAAAACCTTATACTTTAAATATAAGTATAAAGAATACACTATTCCTGTTGAGGATGTTATCCTTTTGCCTATCCCATCCACAACTGCTGAGGACTTGGCTAAGTATTTTACCAATGAAATTTCAAAAAAATTAAAAAACCTCGGTTTTTCAAATATTATCTGGATAGAGGTCTCTATCAACGAAGGAATAGGGCAAGGTGCTTGTTATAGGAAATATTTAAAAGAATATACAGAAGAGAGGTGA